The nucleotide sequence TTATTGAGCATAGAACacatgaaaatttctgaatgctGTACCATAAATTGCCAAGAATTCGTTTAATAGAATTGAAagtattatttataacttcatgAGAATTTGTATACTTTGTCTTATGCATGTTATCATTAATGTGCGCATCAATACTATCAGCATCATTTTTGATACGACTTCTACAAATAtgacattttataaattcattagaTATTTTCTGCATATATTGCTTTAATAACTCATCActgtttttatcatttttaattttattaacatttattttatgtgATTGCAGACATGCATGTTCATATAATAAATCTAAgtcttttaaaatattagtgttacaagctaaacaataaaattgttcTGCATTGTAAGGCATAAATGgttcgaaatttaattttatgttatccAACTTTCTTTTGTCTACAGTATAAAttatttcctcaatttccaagtaTCTTTCAggatatttattcaaatatttctttgGTTTTTCTTCCTTACGCATATGTTTCAGCATTCTGTTAGCCTTGAATGGTGAGTTACAAATAAGTTTCAtcatttctgtatttatatcatttgaTATTATAGAATAATTGTCAGTAATAGTAGGAAATGATTTACGTGATGAACTTAAATTGTGAGTTGTGTCTAATGTTGTGCTGCAaatgaagtaaaaataaaaaactgtatttttaacattattatatACCATATTGGAAAcatcaaaaaatttgaattgtctGTCAGATAGATTCATAAATACATTTGCTTTTTCTGGAAAAATGACACTGTCAAGTAAGGATTTTGTATCTTTTAACACGTTTTGAGTATTATTAATTGGTTGcacaaatatttcaatattatttgctTTAATATGTCCCAAAgtgtttgttaaattatttaaatgtttcgatGAACTTAAATGATCAATTAATAAAGTAATTCCTTGTGTTATTGACTTACAACAAAAACATTTATATATAAGTGCATCATTTCCTGTACATATTGCAAGTACATTGTTTTTATGAATTAATGTATCAATATGCTTAtttatattcttaatattaatttgtatgCCACataattcacaataatacaaatacTCATTAAAAGTAATagcattactattattatttactgCCTCAATGGTTGTAACAACTTTGTCTTTCATTTCACTATTTAAAAAGTTGGTAGTTAAACTTTGAATTGCACATCCATTGCTATTAGAATTTGTACATAAAGAATATTCAGTCTCAGAAGTATTTGAACTattatctaaatattttaattcgttCGTATGTAACTTTCCTGCGATATGTTGTAAAGTATTGTGTAATGTATCAATTTCTCTTTCACATAGAGAGCATATAAAGTTAGAtccttgtattataattttattgctcATGAATACATGATTATACTTTTTCAAGCACATTATCTGTGATGATACACAAATTTCATAGTTAGTAGTAGATTTTAAATTTGACTGAGAACCTTTCATTTCTAACTTTTCTGAAAATATATGTGTATTTACTTCCTGAATTGCACATCCATCACTAGTAGAATTTGTACACAGAGCATATTCAGGCCCAGAAGTATTTGGACTCTtatctaaacattttaatttgttagtATGTAACTTTCCCGCAATGTGTTGTAAAGTGTTGTGTAGTGAATCAATTTCTCTTGCACACATAGTACATACAAAGTTAGACCCTTgcactataattttattattcatgagTACATGATTATACTTTTTCAAGCACTTTGTCTGTGATGATACACAAATTTTATAGTTAGTAGTAGAGTTTAAATTTGACTGAGAACCTTTCATTTCTAACTTTTCTGAAAATATATGTGTATTTACCTCCTGAATTGCACATCCATCACTATTAGAATTTGTACACAGAGCATATTCAGGCTCAGAAGTATTTGAACTCTtatctaaacattttaatttgttagtATGTAACTTTCCTGCAATGTGTTGTACAGTGTTGTGTAATGAATCAATTTCTCTTTCACACAGAGTGCATATAAAGTTAGAtccttgtattataattttattgctcATAAGTACATGATTATACTTTTTCAAGCACTTTGTCTGTGATGATACACGAATTTCATCATTAGTAgtagattttaaatttgattgagGACCTGTCATTTCCAACTTTTCTGAAAATATATGTGTATTTACTTCCTGAATTGTACATCCATCACTAGTAGAATTTGTACACAAAGCATAATCAGGCTCAGAAGTATTTGAACTCTtatctaaacattttaatttgttagtATGTAACTTTCCTGCAATGTGTTGTAAAGTGTTGTGTAATGAATCGATTTCTCTTTCACACAGAGTGCATATAAAGTTAGAtccttgtattataattttattgctcATAAGTACATGATTATACTTTTTCAAGCACTTTGTCTGTGATGATACACGAATTTCATAGTCAGTAGTAGATTTTAAATTTGACTGAGAACCTTTCATTTCTAACTTTTCTGAAAATATATGTGTATTTACTTTCTGAATTGCACATCCATCACTAGTAGAATTTGTACACAAAGCATAATCAGGCTCAGAAGTATTTGAACTCTtatctaaacattttaatttgttagtATGTAACTTTCCTGCAATGTGTTGTAAAGTGTTGTGTAATGAATCAATTTCTCTTTCACACAGAGTGCATATAAAGTTAGAtccttgtattataattttattgctcATAAGTACATGATTATACTTTTTCAAGCACTTTGTCTGTGATGATACACGAATTTCATAGTCAGTAGTAGATTTTAAATTTGACTGAGAACCTTTCATTTCTAACTTTTCTGAAAATATATGTGTATTTACTTTCTGAATTGCACATC is from Megachile rotundata isolate GNS110a chromosome 2, iyMegRotu1, whole genome shotgun sequence and encodes:
- the LOC100875098 gene encoding uncharacterized protein LOC100875098, with the protein product MFKKLLEHNITSHDGQFFCHLCMIEQSDLENVLHHVTEEKHQLLQSELTNNVLEDCKEQTCRTLVDNNIAIITLSSFYCIVCQCNFKDLISALLHVRMRYHIDQLKSNYIDTNYNKDKSKTCIISHMSKLLIEKKKKLASFLKSVLIKDTYQNCNLNVFEEYHEVQFLKTVHNYSNEDSKILVNNGILNVKYYRLMCQYCYQSYLTLDNILQHMKVTQHAFKTANKDITLSKKKCKQNQHVSVTFEVIKNTMNLNLSKVKQIDESTIADMLQYISIETEQRQDTNINDKVMYNNLTCKLCICPLPSSDHILQHVKGKQHVNSLICTNKLIHKIDRNNVENKKLDLLLKVNTYIFLNNKIIVQGSNFICTLCAREIDSLHNTLQHIAGKLHTNKLKCLDKSSNTSEPEYALCTNSNSDGCAIQKVNTHIFSEKLEMKGSQSNLKSTTDYEIRVSSQTKCLKKYNHVLMSNKIIIQGSNFICTLCEREIDSLHNTLQHIAGKLHTNKLKCLDKSSNTSEPEYALCTNSNSDGCAIQKVNTHIFSEKLEMKGSQSNLKSTTDYEIRVSSQTKCLKKYNHVLMSNKIIIQGSNFICTLCEREIDSLHNTLQHIAGKLHTNKLKCLDKSSNTSEPDYALCTNSTSDGCAIQKVNTHIFSEKLEMKGSQSNLKSTTDYEIRVSSQTKCLKKYNHVLMSNKIIIQGSNFICTLCEREIDSLHNTLQHIAGKLHTNKLKCLDKSSNTSEPDYALCTNSTSDGCTIQEVNTHIFSEKLEMTGPQSNLKSTTNDEIRVSSQTKCLKKYNHVLMSNKIIIQGSNFICTLCEREIDSLHNTVQHIAGKLHTNKLKCLDKSSNTSEPEYALCTNSNSDGCAIQEVNTHIFSEKLEMKGSQSNLNSTTNYKICVSSQTKCLKKYNHVLMNNKIIVQGSNFVCTMCAREIDSLHNTLQHIAGKLHTNKLKCLDKSPNTSGPEYALCTNSTSDGCAIQEVNTHIFSEKLEMKGSQSNLKSTTNYEICVSSQIMCLKKYNHVFMSNKIIIQGSNFICSLCEREIDTLHNTLQHIAGKLHTNELKYLDNSSNTSETEYSLCTNSNSNGCAIQSLTTNFLNSEMKDKVVTTIEAVNNNSNAITFNEYLYYCELCGIQINIKNINKHIDTLIHKNNVLAICTGNDALIYKCFCCKSITQGITLLIDHLSSSKHLNNLTNTLGHIKANNIEIFVQPINNTQNVLKDTKSLLDSVIFPEKANVFMNLSDRQFKFFDVSNMVYNNVKNTVFYFYFICSTTLDTTHNLSSSRKSFPTITDNYSIISNDINTEMMKLICNSPFKANRMLKHMRKEEKPKKYLNKYPERYLEIEEIIYTVDKRKLDNIKLNFEPFMPYNAEQFYCLACNTNILKDLDLLYEHACLQSHKINVNKIKNDKNSDELLKQYMQKISNEFIKCHICRSRIKNDADSIDAHINDNMHKTKYTNSHEVINNTFNSIKRILGNLWYSIQKFSCVLCSINFTYKIEFIEHVIAMHNGPLLNQMFDFCIPCASLWLNRSDCYTEHCNDVMHKYLIKNKNFMIEDLPECIKKLLRQVDKTSDILSEETQILVNDNTHKEIIQSLKNTLHSSFPLIKMSIFGSRIIGLESTNSIIKIFLDCGNAYYSDHKKWLQKGNLEIIEEIIRKQSNEWEVKEERGILRTVIKLLYKRTRVQCDIFITNSLFVQSFQLIRSFKDSYPPCKTLILFIEKWFSCFDLPSKHGLINHAIAWLVIFYLQLSSDLPNVATLIKQNNINKFICGWNTAQSKNNNKSMQSISLLLSRFFQFYANFDYQHYIICPLMGYAVAKRAFINLDTLPKEMKPYINYMRESNNPECLRIDSPLCVQDPLDLSRNLTKAVNTITLKYFKQYCQDSAFILQQISMKKTENAN